A region of Plutella xylostella chromosome 29, ilPluXylo3.1, whole genome shotgun sequence DNA encodes the following proteins:
- the LOC105392073 gene encoding p21-activated protein kinase-interacting protein 1-like, whose translation MDELIVGTYEGFMLGYSLSSQDEVTKLKQTFATQSHTSSVRCVSTGGKFLASGGTDDKVVVIDMKSRKEHTVLMNHDGTINAVAFTNGGTHLITGSDDGKLIVTRVGNWQVEKIWKKAHGGQPITDIAVHPSDKMALSVGGDKTLRTWNLVKGRPAFTINLASKGVTMPTEIKFSPGGDRFSLVSLQNVDVWTISKAGIEKRITCTSKPSCVQWITDERLFVGLENGNILSLTVSDTQAQTFSAHKQRVKSLHYENEVLYSASSSGEMKVWSVTESNNLAEICSANAGCRITCVTLNRQSKFIKKEEDVVEEAKSDSEEETVPDDAGDNSEASEEAEEVSPPAKRKPGAFVTISYGDDEKEGTEPSPKKIKRKKRNRKPKNKKSQ comes from the exons atgGACGAGCTAATCGTGGGTACTTACGAAGGGTTTATGCTCGGCTACTCTTTAAGTTCCCAGGATGAG GTTACAAAGTTGAAGCAGACATTTGCTACACAGTCCCATACATCCTCTGTACGATGTGTATCAACAGGCGGGAAGTTCCTTGCATCTGGAGGTACTGATGATAAAGTAGTGGTCATAGACATGAAGTCTCGTAAGGAGCACACTGTCCTCATGAACCACGATGGAACTATCAACGCCGTCGCATTCACTAACGGAGGCACCCACCTCATCACCGGCAGTGATGATGGAAAACTCATAGTAACAAGAGTTGGAAATTGGCAGgttgaaaaaatatggaaGAAAGCACATGGAG GTCAGCCAATAACAGACATTGCTGTGCACCCTTCAGACAAAATGGCTCTCAGTGTGGGCGGGGACAAAACATTAAGGACATGGAACTTAGTCAAAGGCCGGCCAGCCTTTACCATAAACCTGGCTAGCAAGGGTGTCACTATGcctactgaaataaaattctcaCCAGGAGGTGACAGGTTCTCTCTGGTGTCACTCCAGAATGTTGATGTCTGGACAATCAGCAAAGCTGGCATAGAAAAAAGAATAACATGCACATCCAAACCATCATGTGTGCAATGGATCACAGATGAAAGACTGTTTGTAGGCTTGGAGAATGGAAACATCCTTAGCCTCACAGTTTCAGACACACAAGCACAGACTTTCAGTGCACACAAGCAAAGAGTTAAAAGTCTGCATTATGAAAATGAAGTTTTATACTCAGCTTCTAGCTCTGGGGAAATGAAGGTGTGGTCAGTCACAGAGTCAAACAATTTAGCTGAAATATGTTCTGCTAATGCTGGTTGCAGAATCACTTGTGTCACATTAAATAGGCAGAGCAAGTTTATAAAGAAAGAGGAGGATGTAGTTGAGGAAGCTAAGAGTGACAGTGAGGAGGAGACAGTTCCTGACGATGCCGGTGACAACTCTGAGGCATCTGAAGAAGCAGAGGAAGTGTCTCCTCCAGCCAAGCGGAAACCTGGGGCCTTTGTCACCATAAGCTATGGTGATGATGAAAAGGAAGGGACTGAACCATCACCAAAGAAgatcaaaagaaaaaaacgaaacagaaaacctaaaaataagaagagtcaataa
- the LOC105392072 gene encoding uncharacterized protein LOC105392072 isoform X1 encodes MDLAETMKNVLAKSAGGSSSAAAGSSAGAPHGGEGYVTEKLYMLLQLYLQNKGWNPSIELLQCFSDLKESSMLPSAAYLQMMASRVGLDTQGRLILRENGKIILPYEHFANAVMLKHMNGPHGLHLGLEATVRAVIESYTIGREQFGMEKEFIIEVVQNCPNPACRYYKNQLEMTQKSIQQHLSQQPTYIPDASAAPLSDTAAMERLLRGAPDYQLPLAPHLAALSELLSGLTPDKSDRRSSDKLSPSAAAALLQQQSLRLHSTPRDKHHYTDDHKLTDFLRANLESLESLSAAPSTSTGSERGSGAGAQERVVRAFAELARNLQRMRPCVRPAMCKPYGKQSEQLQKILLDTIQLVQSLRSYLPPPHIQVTSWKNDDKIRSNTMDELESRKVVSGN; translated from the exons ATGGATTTGGCCGAGACGATGAAGAATGTTCTGGCGAAGAGTGCAGGCGGGTCTTCTAGCGCCGCGGCGGGGTCGAGCGCGGGCGCCCCGCACGGCGGCGAGGGGTACGTGACGGAGAAGCTGTACATGCTGCTGCAGCTCTACCTGCAGAACAAGGGCTGGAACCCGAGCATCGAGCTGCTGCAGTGCTTCAGCGACCTCAAGGAGTCCTCCATGCTGCCCAGCGCTGCATATTTACA GATGATGGCGTCCCGTGTGGGTTTAGACACACAAGGCAGGCTGATATTGCGTGAAAATGGCAAAATAATTCTGCCATATGAACATTTTGCTAATGCTGTCATGTTGAAGCACATGAATGGACCGCATGGTCTCCATCTTGGCTTAGAAGCCACAGTCAGAGCC GTCATAGAGTCATACACAATAGGCCGTGAACAGTTTGGCATGGAGAAGGAGTTTATAATAGAGGTGGTTCAAAACTGCCCGAACCCGGCGTGCCGCTACTACAAGAACCAACTGGAGATGACGCAGAAGTCCATCCAGCAGCATCTCTCACAACAACCTACCTATATTCCAG ACGCGAGTGCAGCTCCGCTGTCAGACACGGCGGCCATGGAGCGGCTGCTGCGCGGCGCGCCAGACTATCAGCTGCCGCTCGCGCCGCACCTCGCCGCCCTCAGTGAGTTGCTAT CGGGCCTAACCCCTGACAAGAGCGACCGTCGCTCCTCCGACAAACTGTCGCCTTCAGCCGCCGCCGCGTTACTGCAGCAACAGTCGCTGCGGCTGCACTCCACCCCGCGCGACAAGCACCACTACACCGACGACCACAAGCTCACAGACTTCCTCAG GGCCAACCTCGAGTCCCTCGAGTCGCTCTCCGCCGCCCCCTCCACCTCCACTGGCTCGGAGCGCGGcagcggcgccggcgcgcagGAGCGAGTGGTACGAGCCTTCGCCGAGCTCGCCCGCAACCTGCAGCGCATGCGCCCCTGCGTGCGCCCCGCCATGTGCAAGCCGTACGGGAAGCAGAGCGAGCAGCTGCAGAAGA TTCTCCTGGACACGATCCAGCTGGTGCAGTCGCTGCGCAGCTATCTGCCGCCGCCGCACATCCAGGTCACCTCGTGGAAGAACGACGACAAGATACG TTCGAACACCATGGATGAGCTGGAGAGTCGCAAGGTGGTGAGCGGCAACTAG
- the LOC105392072 gene encoding uncharacterized protein LOC105392072 isoform X2, whose translation MDLAETMKNVLAKSAGGSSSAAAGSSAGAPHGGEGYVTEKLYMLLQLYLQNKGWNPSIELLQCFSDLKESSMLPSAAYLQMMASRVGLDTQGRLILRENGKIILPYEHFANAVMLKHMNGPHGLHLGLEATVRAVIESYTIGREQFGMEKEFIIEVVQNCPNPACRYYKNQLEMTQKSIQQHLSQQPTYIPDASAAPLSDTAAMERLLRGAPDYQLPLAPHLAALTGLTPDKSDRRSSDKLSPSAAAALLQQQSLRLHSTPRDKHHYTDDHKLTDFLRANLESLESLSAAPSTSTGSERGSGAGAQERVVRAFAELARNLQRMRPCVRPAMCKPYGKQSEQLQKILLDTIQLVQSLRSYLPPPHIQVTSWKNDDKIRSNTMDELESRKVVSGN comes from the exons ATGGATTTGGCCGAGACGATGAAGAATGTTCTGGCGAAGAGTGCAGGCGGGTCTTCTAGCGCCGCGGCGGGGTCGAGCGCGGGCGCCCCGCACGGCGGCGAGGGGTACGTGACGGAGAAGCTGTACATGCTGCTGCAGCTCTACCTGCAGAACAAGGGCTGGAACCCGAGCATCGAGCTGCTGCAGTGCTTCAGCGACCTCAAGGAGTCCTCCATGCTGCCCAGCGCTGCATATTTACA GATGATGGCGTCCCGTGTGGGTTTAGACACACAAGGCAGGCTGATATTGCGTGAAAATGGCAAAATAATTCTGCCATATGAACATTTTGCTAATGCTGTCATGTTGAAGCACATGAATGGACCGCATGGTCTCCATCTTGGCTTAGAAGCCACAGTCAGAGCC GTCATAGAGTCATACACAATAGGCCGTGAACAGTTTGGCATGGAGAAGGAGTTTATAATAGAGGTGGTTCAAAACTGCCCGAACCCGGCGTGCCGCTACTACAAGAACCAACTGGAGATGACGCAGAAGTCCATCCAGCAGCATCTCTCACAACAACCTACCTATATTCCAG ACGCGAGTGCAGCTCCGCTGTCAGACACGGCGGCCATGGAGCGGCTGCTGCGCGGCGCGCCAGACTATCAGCTGCCGCTCGCGCCGCACCTCGCCGCCCTCA CGGGCCTAACCCCTGACAAGAGCGACCGTCGCTCCTCCGACAAACTGTCGCCTTCAGCCGCCGCCGCGTTACTGCAGCAACAGTCGCTGCGGCTGCACTCCACCCCGCGCGACAAGCACCACTACACCGACGACCACAAGCTCACAGACTTCCTCAG GGCCAACCTCGAGTCCCTCGAGTCGCTCTCCGCCGCCCCCTCCACCTCCACTGGCTCGGAGCGCGGcagcggcgccggcgcgcagGAGCGAGTGGTACGAGCCTTCGCCGAGCTCGCCCGCAACCTGCAGCGCATGCGCCCCTGCGTGCGCCCCGCCATGTGCAAGCCGTACGGGAAGCAGAGCGAGCAGCTGCAGAAGA TTCTCCTGGACACGATCCAGCTGGTGCAGTCGCTGCGCAGCTATCTGCCGCCGCCGCACATCCAGGTCACCTCGTGGAAGAACGACGACAAGATACG TTCGAACACCATGGATGAGCTGGAGAGTCGCAAGGTGGTGAGCGGCAACTAG